A region of Plantactinospora sp. BC1 DNA encodes the following proteins:
- a CDS encoding cation acetate symporter yields the protein MGNVYTVPAIIVVTLVTVAIGFYGLTLARTTSDFLVASRMVSPTWNAAAIGGEYLSAASFLGIAGLILKYGVDVLWYPVGFAAGYLALLLFVAAPLRRSGAFTLPDFCELRLGSRRLRKLATAFVVFIGWLYLVPQLQGAGLTLTTVAGGPYELGALLVGAVVTANVALGGMRAVTFVQAFQYWLKLTALAVPAIFLVLQWQADARPPVTPVGGPVFPAATTVVVEEPARLTLPDGSFREVRPGEELSFAAGEPVPEVSGVQAARGADWLLPSMAGNDDRGLFATYSLILATFLGTMGLPHVLVRFYTNPDGAAARRTTLVVLALVGAFYLFPTLYGVLGRIYTPQLLLTGRTDAVVVLLPGAALGDGLTGQLLAALVAAGAFAAFLSTSSGLLTSVAGVLSTDVLGRGSVRDFRLATVVGGLVPMVLALNVSGLDVSQVVGLAFAVAASSFCPLLVLGIWWRGLTDAGAAAGILAGGGAAVGAVLFTVVGPELAGWPAVLIAQPAAWTVPLAFTVMVTVSLATRRRAPTDIAATMLRLHAPETLRL from the coding sequence GTGGGCAACGTCTACACCGTGCCGGCGATCATCGTGGTCACCCTGGTCACGGTGGCGATCGGCTTCTACGGGCTGACCCTGGCCCGGACCACCTCGGACTTCCTGGTGGCGTCCCGGATGGTCAGCCCGACCTGGAACGCGGCGGCGATCGGCGGGGAATACCTCTCTGCCGCCTCGTTCCTCGGCATCGCCGGCCTGATCCTCAAGTACGGCGTGGACGTGCTCTGGTATCCGGTCGGGTTCGCCGCCGGCTACCTGGCGCTGCTGCTCTTCGTGGCCGCGCCGCTGCGCCGCTCCGGGGCGTTCACCCTGCCCGACTTCTGCGAGCTGCGGCTCGGCTCCCGCCGGCTGCGCAAGCTGGCCACCGCCTTCGTGGTCTTCATCGGCTGGCTCTATCTGGTGCCACAGTTGCAGGGGGCCGGGCTGACCCTGACCACGGTCGCCGGTGGGCCGTACGAGCTGGGTGCGCTGCTGGTCGGCGCCGTGGTCACCGCCAACGTGGCGCTGGGCGGGATGCGCGCGGTCACCTTCGTGCAGGCGTTCCAGTACTGGCTGAAGCTCACCGCGCTGGCCGTACCCGCGATCTTCCTGGTGTTGCAGTGGCAGGCGGACGCCCGACCGCCGGTGACCCCGGTCGGTGGTCCGGTCTTCCCGGCCGCGACCACCGTCGTGGTCGAGGAGCCGGCCAGGCTCACCCTGCCGGACGGCTCCTTCCGGGAGGTACGCCCCGGCGAGGAGCTGAGCTTCGCGGCCGGTGAGCCGGTGCCGGAGGTCTCCGGCGTGCAGGCCGCCAGGGGAGCGGACTGGCTGCTGCCGAGCATGGCCGGCAACGACGACCGGGGGCTCTTCGCCACCTACTCGCTGATCCTGGCGACCTTTCTCGGCACGATGGGACTGCCGCACGTACTCGTGCGGTTCTACACCAATCCGGACGGCGCGGCGGCCCGCCGCACCACCCTGGTGGTGCTGGCCCTGGTCGGCGCCTTCTACCTCTTCCCCACCCTGTACGGCGTCCTCGGCCGGATCTACACCCCGCAACTGCTGCTGACCGGGCGGACCGACGCGGTGGTGGTACTGCTGCCCGGCGCGGCGCTCGGCGACGGCCTGACCGGGCAGCTGCTGGCCGCCCTGGTCGCCGCCGGTGCGTTCGCCGCCTTCCTCTCCACCTCCTCCGGCCTGCTCACCAGCGTGGCCGGGGTGCTCTCCACCGACGTGCTCGGCCGTGGCTCGGTACGCGACTTCCGGCTGGCCACGGTCGTCGGCGGGCTGGTGCCGATGGTGCTGGCGCTGAACGTCTCCGGGTTGGACGTCTCCCAGGTGGTGGGGCTGGCCTTCGCGGTCGCCGCGTCGAGCTTCTGCCCGCTGCTGGTGCTCGGCATCTGGTGGCGCGGCCTGACCGACGCCGGGGCGGCGGCCGGGATCCTGGCCGGCGGGGGCGCGGCGGTCGGGGCGGTGCTCTTCACCGTGGTCGGGCCGGAGCTGGCCGGCTGGCCCGCCGTGCTGATCGCCCAGCCGGCCGCCTGGACGGTGCCGCTGGCCTTCACCGTGATGGTGACCGTCTCGCTGGCCACCCGGCGCCGGGCGCCGACCGACATCGCCGCGACGATGCTGCGGCTGCACGCCCCGGAGACGCTGCGGCTGTGA
- a CDS encoding DUF4153 domain-containing protein, producing the protein MPPGQAGAYHPAAPGGWAVPTWPPQPPPPSWIATRWPGPAGGPAQPVLVGVAAAAAVAAVSLPLTRPGLGWLVAGAAGTAALVTAARPSRPAGSSSHGVHPTAPPQPATPQPHLTTPQPQPASPQPQPATAAPPRQAGGWRRIGWLRPFWAATTVALLGVGTIRAAGWLFVLCLLTSAVTATLTLTDGRSVRAMLLSALVPPTAVIRSMPWLAKGLARASGSGRGPAIGRTLVSVLVSIGLLVLFGLLFSSADAAFAGLVDRLLPELSGATVFRWVFVFGAVGAALLGAAYVLAAPPDLTGMASGPSRRRLRRAEWVLPIGLLVVLFAGFVAVQVTTLFGGSDHVLRTAGLSYAEYARRGFWQLLAVSLLTLLVIGAAARWAPRESRADRALIRILLGGLTLLSLVVVASALFRMDVYADAYGATRLRLLVAVCEAWLGLLFLLVAVAGVRLAARWLPGVAVGTAVLALLALALANPDRLIAEHNVDRYQRTGRIDVDYLTGLSADAVPALDRLPGELRDCALWQYEDDLPPDDWRETNLARIQARRIIAERPPANRTFCPVTQPRW; encoded by the coding sequence GTGCCGCCCGGTCAGGCCGGGGCGTACCATCCCGCCGCGCCCGGTGGCTGGGCGGTGCCGACGTGGCCGCCGCAGCCGCCTCCGCCGTCCTGGATCGCGACCCGCTGGCCCGGACCCGCCGGCGGCCCGGCCCAGCCGGTACTGGTCGGAGTGGCCGCGGCGGCCGCCGTGGCCGCGGTGAGCCTCCCGCTGACCCGTCCCGGGCTCGGCTGGCTGGTCGCCGGTGCGGCGGGAACGGCGGCACTGGTCACCGCCGCCCGGCCCAGCCGACCTGCCGGGAGCAGCTCCCACGGCGTCCACCCAACCGCGCCGCCCCAACCGGCAACCCCGCAACCCCACCTGACAACCCCGCAGCCCCAACCGGCAAGCCCGCAGCCTCAACCGGCAACCGCAGCACCGCCCAGGCAGGCCGGTGGGTGGCGGCGGATCGGCTGGCTACGGCCGTTCTGGGCCGCCACCACCGTGGCGCTGCTCGGCGTCGGCACCATCCGGGCGGCGGGCTGGCTCTTCGTACTCTGCCTGCTCACCTCGGCGGTCACCGCGACGCTGACCCTCACGGACGGCCGGTCGGTACGCGCGATGCTGCTCTCCGCCCTGGTCCCGCCGACGGCCGTGATCCGGTCGATGCCGTGGCTGGCCAAGGGGCTGGCCCGGGCCTCGGGATCGGGCCGGGGACCGGCGATCGGCCGTACCCTGGTCAGCGTCCTGGTCTCGATCGGCCTGCTGGTCCTCTTCGGCCTGCTCTTCTCCTCCGCCGACGCGGCCTTCGCCGGGCTGGTGGACCGGCTCCTGCCGGAACTGTCCGGCGCCACCGTGTTCCGCTGGGTGTTCGTCTTCGGGGCGGTCGGCGCGGCGCTGCTCGGTGCGGCGTACGTGCTCGCGGCCCCGCCGGACCTGACCGGCATGGCGTCCGGCCCGAGCCGGCGACGGCTGCGCCGGGCCGAGTGGGTACTGCCGATCGGGCTGCTCGTCGTACTCTTCGCCGGGTTCGTGGCGGTCCAGGTCACCACCCTCTTCGGCGGTTCGGACCACGTACTGCGCACCGCCGGGCTCAGCTACGCCGAGTACGCCCGGCGCGGCTTCTGGCAACTGCTCGCGGTCTCCCTGCTCACCCTGCTGGTGATCGGTGCCGCCGCCCGCTGGGCGCCCCGGGAGAGCCGGGCCGACCGGGCGCTGATCCGGATCCTGCTCGGCGGGCTCACCCTGCTCAGCCTGGTGGTGGTGGCCTCGGCGCTGTTCCGGATGGACGTCTACGCCGACGCGTACGGCGCGACCCGGCTCCGGCTGCTCGTCGCCGTCTGCGAGGCGTGGTTGGGCCTGCTCTTCCTGCTGGTCGCGGTGGCCGGGGTACGGCTGGCCGCCCGCTGGCTGCCCGGGGTGGCGGTCGGTACGGCGGTACTCGCGCTGCTCGCCCTGGCGCTGGCGAACCCGGACCGGCTGATCGCCGAACACAACGTCGACCGGTACCAGCGGACCGGCCGGATCGACGTGGACTATCTCACCGGGCTCTCCGCCGACGCCGTACCGGCGCTGGACCGGCTGCCGGGCGAGCTGCGCGACTGCGCGCTGTGGCAGTACGAGGACGACCTGCCGCCGGACGACTGGCGGGAGACCAACCTCGCCCGGATCCAGGCCCGGCGGATCATCGCCGAGCGCCCGCCCGCCAACCGGACGTTCTGCCCGGTCACCCAGCCCCGCTGGTGA
- a CDS encoding HAMP domain-containing sensor histidine kinase, with amino-acid sequence MDALPRPLDPIWSIKLKLGILIVGSGAAGMTVFIIGIGWLPPWTTGTAIGLALLTSQVLAHGMTSPLREMTAAARAMARGDYTRQVRASSRDEVGTLAAAFNQMAGDLAEADRRRRELIANVSHELRTPITALQGVLENIVDGVAEPDLPTLRVALAQTERLGHLVADLLDLSRLDAGVLPLRRENVDVAEFLDEVIQQATVTAAGAGRNVRFEVRQQSARLTVQADPRRLHQVFANLLDNAARHSPPGGRVLVAAQRVGDELRFEVTDEGEGIPARLRPEVFERFTRGERTSDGGTGLGLAIAHWVVELHGGSIAVADRPLIEPGTTNRADRPVGCQIRVSLPMVAPPDGDHSALLVEQR; translated from the coding sequence ATGGACGCGCTGCCCCGACCGCTGGACCCGATCTGGTCGATAAAGCTGAAGCTCGGCATCCTGATCGTCGGCTCGGGTGCCGCCGGGATGACCGTCTTCATCATCGGCATCGGCTGGCTGCCGCCCTGGACCACCGGGACGGCCATCGGGCTGGCGCTGCTCACCTCGCAGGTGCTGGCCCACGGCATGACCTCACCGCTGCGGGAGATGACGGCGGCGGCCCGGGCGATGGCCCGGGGCGACTACACCCGGCAGGTCCGGGCCAGTTCCCGGGACGAGGTCGGCACCCTGGCCGCCGCGTTCAACCAGATGGCCGGGGACCTGGCCGAGGCCGACCGGCGCCGCCGCGAGCTGATCGCGAACGTGTCGCACGAGCTGCGTACCCCGATCACCGCCCTCCAGGGCGTACTGGAGAACATCGTCGACGGGGTGGCGGAGCCGGACCTGCCGACGCTGCGGGTCGCACTGGCCCAGACCGAGCGGCTCGGTCACCTCGTCGCCGACCTGCTCGACCTGTCCCGCCTGGACGCCGGGGTGCTGCCACTACGCCGGGAGAACGTCGACGTGGCGGAGTTCCTGGACGAGGTGATCCAACAGGCCACCGTCACCGCGGCCGGGGCGGGGCGCAACGTCCGGTTCGAGGTACGCCAGCAGTCCGCCCGGTTGACCGTGCAGGCCGATCCGCGCCGGCTGCACCAGGTCTTCGCCAACCTGCTGGACAACGCCGCCCGGCACAGTCCACCCGGCGGCCGGGTACTGGTCGCCGCGCAGCGGGTCGGTGACGAGTTGCGGTTCGAGGTGACCGACGAGGGCGAGGGGATCCCGGCCCGGCTCCGGCCGGAGGTGTTCGAACGCTTCACCCGGGGCGAGCGGACCAGCGACGGCGGCACCGGGCTGGGCCTGGCGATCGCGCACTGGGTGGTGGAACTGCACGGCGGCAGCATCGCCGTCGCCGACCGTCCCCTGATCGAGCCCGGTACGACGAACCGCGCCGACCGTCCGGTCGGCTGCCAGATCCGGGTGAGCCTGCCGATGGTGGCGCCGCCCGACGGGGACCACTCCGCCCTACTGGTGGAACAACGTTGA
- a CDS encoding response regulator transcription factor translates to MTERRILVVEDERTIAESVAARLRAEGFVVEIARDGPGAVEAFRNSRPELVVLDVMLPGFDGLEVCRRIQADRPVPVLMLTARDDETDLLVGLAVGADDYLTKPFSLRELAARVHALLRRVDRAATSARNGAEILRLGDLEINQAERRVRRDGVEAHLTPTEFDLLTHFANRPRMVLPRERLLADVWGWADSSGTRTVDSHVKALRRKLGADLIRTVHGVGYALEVRP, encoded by the coding sequence ATGACGGAACGCCGAATCCTGGTCGTGGAGGACGAGCGCACCATCGCCGAGTCGGTGGCTGCCCGACTGCGAGCCGAGGGCTTCGTGGTGGAGATCGCCCGGGACGGGCCGGGCGCGGTCGAGGCGTTCCGGAACAGCCGGCCGGAGCTGGTCGTCCTCGACGTGATGCTGCCCGGCTTCGACGGCCTGGAGGTGTGCCGACGGATCCAGGCCGACCGGCCGGTACCGGTGCTGATGCTGACCGCCCGGGACGACGAGACGGACCTGCTGGTCGGGCTCGCCGTCGGTGCCGACGACTACCTCACCAAGCCGTTCTCGCTGCGCGAACTCGCCGCCCGGGTGCACGCGCTGCTGCGCCGGGTCGACCGGGCCGCGACCTCGGCCCGCAACGGCGCCGAGATCCTCCGGCTCGGCGACCTCGAAATCAACCAGGCCGAGCGACGGGTCCGCCGCGACGGGGTCGAGGCGCACCTGACCCCGACCGAATTCGACCTGCTGACGCACTTCGCCAACCGGCCCCGGATGGTACTGCCCCGGGAGCGGCTGCTCGCCGACGTCTGGGGCTGGGCCGACAGCTCGGGCACCCGAACCGTCGACAGCCACGTCAAGGCGCTGCGCCGCAAGCTCGGCGCCGATCTGATCCGCACCGTGCACGGAGTCGGCTACGCGTTGGAGGTACGGCCGTGA
- a CDS encoding phosphoribosyltransferase family protein, with amino-acid sequence MRAELSRRLVEAFRWTDPGPESTHLVSDVSGWWRDGTILAGLGPALAEPFRADPPTVVVAPEVTGLLLGPLVATALGVGFVPAYKNTGERRIAEPTTWAWTGSDYRGRRLALGVRNRHLGPGDRVLVVDDWVASGAQVRALHEIAALRGATVLGTTCLVTEAAPEVAAELRLDSLLTPADLDR; translated from the coding sequence GTGCGGGCTGAGCTGAGCAGGCGGCTGGTCGAGGCGTTCCGGTGGACCGACCCGGGGCCGGAGAGCACGCACCTGGTCAGCGACGTCTCCGGCTGGTGGCGGGACGGGACGATTCTCGCCGGGCTCGGCCCCGCCCTGGCCGAACCGTTCCGGGCGGACCCACCCACCGTCGTGGTCGCGCCCGAGGTCACCGGCCTGCTGCTCGGGCCACTGGTGGCGACCGCGCTGGGCGTCGGGTTCGTCCCGGCCTACAAGAACACCGGCGAGCGGCGGATCGCCGAGCCGACCACCTGGGCGTGGACCGGGTCCGACTACCGGGGCCGCCGGCTGGCTCTCGGGGTACGCAACCGGCACCTGGGACCCGGCGACCGGGTACTGGTGGTGGACGACTGGGTGGCCAGCGGCGCCCAGGTACGCGCCCTGCACGAGATCGCCGCCCTACGCGGAGCCACCGTGCTCGGCACGACCTGCCTGGTCACCGAGGCAGCGCCGGAGGTGGCGGCGGAACTGCGGCTCGACAGCCTGCTCACCCCGGCCGACCTGGACCGCTGA
- a CDS encoding septal ring lytic transglycosylase RlpA family protein: protein MAGKHARVRILRWPTGVVAAGAVAVALVGAGAAGVVTFGTEPTANSAPALVDVTTPATPDGPVTTSPTPTPDAVTPTPTRSPERASRASSRPSPSQSRSATAKKPASKRPATSPTTRVVQTGSCGASYYDQGQVTANGESFNPNALTAAHKTLPFDTRVRVTNPDNGRSVVVRINDRGPFIEGRCIDLSRAGFEAIAALSLGAIDVRYEVLG from the coding sequence GTGGCTGGGAAGCATGCCCGAGTTCGGATCCTGCGCTGGCCGACCGGCGTGGTGGCGGCCGGTGCGGTCGCCGTCGCCCTGGTCGGGGCGGGTGCGGCCGGAGTGGTGACGTTCGGTACCGAGCCAACCGCCAACTCCGCCCCGGCCCTGGTCGACGTCACCACGCCGGCCACCCCGGACGGGCCGGTGACGACGTCGCCGACGCCCACCCCGGACGCGGTCACGCCCACCCCGACGCGGTCGCCGGAGCGCGCCTCGCGGGCCAGTTCCCGCCCCTCGCCGAGCCAGAGCCGCAGCGCCACCGCGAAGAAGCCCGCCAGCAAGCGGCCGGCGACCAGCCCGACGACCCGGGTGGTGCAGACCGGCTCGTGCGGCGCCTCCTACTACGACCAGGGGCAGGTCACCGCGAACGGTGAGTCCTTCAACCCGAACGCGTTGACCGCCGCGCACAAGACGCTGCCCTTCGACACCCGGGTCCGGGTGACGAACCCCGACAACGGCCGGTCGGTGGTGGTCCGGATCAACGACCGGGGGCCGTTCATCGAGGGCCGCTGCATCGACCTGTCCCGGGCCGGCTTCGAGGCGATCGCCGCGCTGAGCCTCGGCGCCATCGACGTACGGTACGAGGTCCTCGGCTGA
- a CDS encoding PP2C family protein-serine/threonine phosphatase: protein MLFRVPMRLMPPGPRPLSQGSRAGLGAALVLLALVSVVEFADDSKVNYVGLVAAAPFLAAAFASWRVVLAVGVIATLLAASLAWDGRVVPLATTVNLIGVVLATAIAALFAVIRQRQEERIAELSKLASVAQQAVLRPVGPQVGSLAVAGHYISSTAAADIGGDLYEAIDTPYGVRIIIGDVRGKGLDAVRLASIVLGSYRHVAYERADLRAIVADLDRAVARNVGDEDFVTAALVEERGGTLTIVNCGHPAPLLLRRGQVIPMEPPAPAPPLGFMPVVRPRVERLEPGDRLLLFTDGLGEARRDGEFFPTVDRAWRLLGHGTVADGLASLETALVEWVRGRLDDDIALVLMEYPGPHSATASPVPSWEVGAPDN, encoded by the coding sequence ATGCTGTTCCGCGTACCCATGCGACTGATGCCACCGGGCCCTCGCCCGCTGAGCCAAGGTTCCCGCGCCGGTCTCGGCGCGGCCCTCGTGCTGCTCGCGCTCGTCTCGGTGGTCGAGTTCGCGGACGATTCCAAGGTCAACTATGTCGGCCTGGTCGCGGCGGCCCCGTTCCTGGCCGCCGCGTTCGCCTCCTGGCGGGTGGTGCTCGCGGTCGGCGTGATCGCCACCCTGCTGGCCGCCTCGCTGGCCTGGGACGGCCGGGTCGTGCCGCTGGCCACCACGGTCAACCTGATCGGCGTGGTGTTGGCGACGGCGATCGCGGCGCTCTTCGCGGTGATCCGGCAGCGGCAGGAGGAGCGGATCGCCGAGCTGTCCAAACTCGCCTCGGTGGCCCAGCAGGCGGTGCTGCGCCCGGTCGGCCCGCAGGTCGGCAGCCTGGCCGTGGCCGGGCACTACATCTCGTCGACCGCCGCCGCCGACATCGGCGGTGACCTGTACGAGGCGATCGACACCCCGTACGGCGTGCGGATCATCATCGGTGACGTCCGGGGCAAGGGGCTCGACGCGGTCCGGCTGGCCAGCATCGTGCTCGGCTCCTACCGGCACGTGGCGTACGAGCGGGCCGACCTGCGGGCCATCGTGGCCGACCTGGACCGGGCGGTGGCCCGCAACGTCGGCGACGAGGACTTCGTCACCGCCGCGCTGGTGGAGGAGCGGGGCGGCACGCTCACGATCGTCAACTGTGGTCATCCGGCTCCCCTGCTGCTCCGGCGCGGTCAGGTGATTCCGATGGAGCCACCGGCGCCCGCTCCGCCGCTCGGGTTCATGCCGGTGGTCCGGCCCCGGGTGGAGCGGCTCGAACCGGGTGACCGGCTGCTGCTCTTCACCGACGGGCTCGGCGAGGCCCGCCGGGACGGGGAGTTCTTCCCGACCGTGGACCGAGCCTGGCGGCTGCTCGGGCACGGCACGGTCGCCGACGGCCTGGCCTCGCTGGAGACGGCCCTGGTCGAGTGGGTACGCGGCCGGCTCGACGACGACATCGCGCTGGTCCTGATGGAATACCCGGGACCGCACTCGGCAACCGCGTCGCCGGTGCCGAGCTGGGAGGTCGGCGCCCCCGACAACTGA
- a CDS encoding acyl-CoA dehydrogenase has product MTHYRSNRRDLEFNLFEVFGADQAFGAGPYAELDADTARSVLAEVERMAREDLAASYASSDRNPPVFDPATHTAPLPEPFKKSYHTMMGSEFWRMDLPAELDGTMAPRALWWSAAELILGANAPLWMYAGGPSFAHTLYREGTEQQKKWAKLFVEKQWAATMVLTEPDAGSDVGAGRARAIPQPDGSWHIEGVKRFITSGEHDLTDNIIHYVLARPVGVEGVGGPGTKGLSLFIVPKFHFDSETGELGERNGVYATNLEHKMGLKVSNTCEMTFGEHGVPAKGWLLGDVHDGIRQMFLIIEYARMMVGTKAIATLSTGYLNALEYAKSRVQGADLLRSTDRNAPRVTITHHPDVRRSLMLQKAYAEGLRALVCYTATWQDRINIAEANGDESTAKLAKGVNDLLLPLVKGVGSERAYELLGHESLQTFGGSGFLQDYPLEQYVRDAKIDTLYEGTTAIQSLDLFFRKIVRDRGTSLMAVAGEIAAFVEAGGAESAATDSAEPGDGQLKEERAALGRALGEVQAMVGTMTGWLGDAQGGDARALYKVGLSSRRFLLAVGDLVVGWLLQRQAEVALRALSGEVTPADKAFYTGKLAAARFFAREVLPRIGADRRIVQAADLELMDLPEEAF; this is encoded by the coding sequence ATGACCCACTACAGGAGCAATCGGCGAGACCTCGAGTTCAACCTCTTCGAGGTCTTCGGCGCGGACCAGGCGTTCGGCGCCGGCCCGTACGCCGAACTCGACGCCGACACCGCGCGGAGCGTGCTCGCCGAGGTCGAGCGGATGGCCCGGGAGGACCTGGCCGCCAGCTACGCCTCCAGCGACCGCAACCCGCCGGTCTTCGACCCGGCCACGCACACCGCGCCGCTGCCCGAGCCGTTCAAGAAGTCCTACCACACGATGATGGGCTCCGAGTTCTGGCGGATGGACCTGCCGGCCGAACTCGACGGCACGATGGCGCCCCGCGCGCTCTGGTGGTCCGCCGCCGAACTGATCCTCGGCGCCAACGCGCCACTGTGGATGTACGCCGGTGGCCCCTCCTTCGCGCACACCCTCTACCGGGAGGGCACCGAGCAGCAGAAGAAGTGGGCCAAGCTCTTCGTCGAGAAGCAGTGGGCCGCGACCATGGTGCTCACCGAGCCGGACGCCGGCTCGGACGTCGGCGCCGGCCGGGCCCGGGCGATCCCGCAGCCGGACGGTTCCTGGCACATCGAGGGCGTCAAGCGCTTCATCACCAGCGGTGAGCACGACCTGACGGACAACATCATCCACTATGTCCTGGCCCGGCCGGTCGGGGTCGAGGGGGTCGGCGGGCCCGGCACCAAGGGTCTCTCGCTCTTCATCGTCCCGAAGTTCCACTTCGACTCCGAGACCGGGGAGCTGGGCGAGCGCAACGGCGTCTACGCCACCAACCTCGAACACAAGATGGGGCTGAAGGTCTCGAACACCTGCGAGATGACCTTCGGCGAGCACGGCGTACCGGCCAAGGGCTGGCTGCTGGGCGACGTGCACGACGGCATCCGGCAGATGTTCCTGATCATCGAGTACGCCCGGATGATGGTCGGCACCAAGGCGATCGCCACGCTCTCCACCGGCTACCTCAACGCGCTGGAGTACGCGAAGAGCCGGGTGCAGGGCGCCGACCTGCTCCGCTCGACGGACAGGAACGCCCCCCGGGTGACCATCACGCACCACCCGGACGTGCGCCGTTCGCTGATGCTGCAGAAGGCGTACGCCGAGGGCCTGCGTGCGCTGGTCTGCTACACCGCGACCTGGCAGGACCGGATCAACATCGCCGAGGCGAACGGTGACGAGTCGACCGCCAAGCTGGCCAAGGGCGTCAACGACCTGTTGCTGCCGCTGGTCAAGGGTGTCGGCTCGGAACGCGCCTACGAGCTGCTCGGCCACGAGTCGTTGCAGACGTTCGGCGGCTCCGGTTTCCTCCAGGACTACCCGCTGGAGCAGTACGTCCGGGACGCGAAGATCGACACCCTCTACGAGGGTACGACCGCCATCCAGAGCCTCGACCTCTTCTTCCGGAAGATCGTCCGGGATCGCGGTACCAGCCTGATGGCGGTGGCCGGCGAGATCGCGGCGTTCGTGGAGGCCGGTGGCGCGGAGTCCGCCGCGACGGACTCGGCCGAGCCGGGCGACGGGCAGCTCAAGGAGGAGCGGGCCGCGCTGGGTCGGGCGCTCGGCGAGGTGCAGGCGATGGTCGGCACGATGACCGGGTGGCTCGGCGACGCCCAGGGCGGCGATGCCCGGGCGCTCTACAAGGTCGGGCTCAGCAGCCGGCGCTTCCTGCTCGCCGTCGGCGACCTGGTGGTCGGCTGGCTGCTCCAGCGGCAGGCCGAGGTGGCGCTGCGGGCGCTGAGTGGCGAGGTGACCCCGGCGGACAAGGCGTTCTACACCGGCAAGCTGGCCGCCGCCCGGTTCTTCGCCCGCGAGGTGCTGCCCCGGATCGGTGCCGACCGGCGGATCGTCCAGGCCGCCGACCTGGAGCTGATGGACCTGCCCGAGGAAGCCTTCTAG
- a CDS encoding DUF6458 family protein: MGIGTGIFLITLGAILTFAVRANVWWLDLRAVGWVFILAGVAVLATTLWYWQDRKKRARTLIVEENRLSHPTAMMPPPPDPPPPSAPPT; encoded by the coding sequence ATGGGCATCGGTACGGGAATTTTCCTCATCACCCTGGGGGCCATCCTGACGTTCGCGGTCAGGGCGAACGTCTGGTGGCTCGACCTTCGAGCGGTCGGCTGGGTCTTCATCCTGGCCGGGGTCGCGGTGCTGGCCACCACGCTGTGGTACTGGCAGGACCGCAAGAAGCGGGCGCGGACCCTGATCGTCGAGGAGAACAGGCTGTCGCATCCGACGGCGATGATGCCGCCGCCGCCGGATCCGCCGCCGCCGAGCGCACCACCCACCTGA
- a CDS encoding histidine phosphatase family protein, with product MVLLRHAKAERPTTAPDADRPLTARGHADAAAAGAWLGHGGYLPTVVLCSPAKRTRQTWHDVALGMAAPPIRPLGVPAGQTAPAPTAAAGTGPAGGGAVPAVRYDQRIYHGHAADLLELVRGTDPAADTLLLIGHNPAISELSTLLDPVHADPEGLRTSGIVIHRIDGEWADVRAQAGPIVKWHTARG from the coding sequence CTGGTGCTGCTCCGGCACGCGAAGGCCGAGCGGCCCACCACCGCGCCGGACGCGGACCGCCCGCTCACCGCCCGTGGGCACGCGGACGCCGCCGCCGCGGGCGCCTGGCTGGGGCACGGCGGCTACCTGCCGACGGTGGTGCTCTGCTCGCCCGCCAAGCGCACCCGGCAGACCTGGCACGACGTCGCGCTGGGCATGGCGGCACCGCCGATCCGCCCGCTCGGCGTACCGGCCGGACAGACCGCCCCGGCACCGACCGCGGCCGCCGGGACCGGTCCGGCCGGCGGTGGCGCGGTACCGGCGGTCCGGTACGACCAGCGCATCTACCACGGGCACGCGGCGGACCTGCTCGAACTCGTCCGTGGTACGGATCCGGCGGCGGACACGCTGCTGTTGATCGGGCACAACCCGGCCATCTCGGAGCTGTCCACTCTGCTCGATCCGGTGCACGCGGACCCGGAAGGGCTGCGTACCAGCGGAATCGTGATCCACCGGATCGACGGCGAGTGGGCGGACGTACGCGCCCAGGCGGGACCGATCGTGAAGTGGCACACCGCCCGGGGCTGA
- a CDS encoding DUF6458 family protein, with the protein MGIGGSIFLIALGAILAFAVNVETGWLNLNVVGLVLMLAGVAGLVMTSYLWRNRRRTVVTPVVDPRVPGREEQIVEEYHEVRRPGRPL; encoded by the coding sequence GTGGGCATCGGTGGAAGCATTTTTCTCATTGCTCTCGGCGCGATCCTCGCCTTCGCGGTGAACGTCGAGACGGGCTGGCTCAACCTCAACGTCGTCGGCCTGGTGCTGATGCTCGCCGGAGTGGCCGGGCTGGTGATGACCAGCTACCTCTGGCGCAACCGGCGCCGTACCGTCGTCACGCCGGTGGTCGACCCCCGGGTGCCGGGGCGCGAGGAGCAGATCGTCGAGGAGTACCACGAGGTGCGGCGTCCCGGCCGCCCGCTCTGA